A single genomic interval of Primulina huaijiensis isolate GDHJ02 chromosome 7, ASM1229523v2, whole genome shotgun sequence harbors:
- the LOC140980361 gene encoding nudix hydrolase 25-like, whose amino-acid sequence MEGLPPGYRPNVGVCLINDDNMVFVASRLNVPGAWQMPQGGIEEGEDPKSAAIRELKEETGVVSAEIIAEVPEWLTYDFPPAVKAKVNRLWGGDWHGQAQKWFLMRFGGDEIEINLATGETDPEFSEWKWALPEEAVEQAVDYKRPTYEEVMKTFHPHLSAGRATKCYSTKW is encoded by the exons ATGGAGGGTCTGCCCCCGGGTTACCGCCCCAACGTCGGAGTCTGTCTCATCAATGATGATAATATG GTGTTCGTGGCTTCTAGATTGAATGTTCCGGGAGCATGGCAGATGCCTCAG GGTGGTATTGAAGAAGGCGAGGACCCAAAGTCTGCTGCAATCAGAGAATTAAAGGAAGAAACAGGAGTAGTGTCTGCAGAAATAATAGCTGAG GTTCCGGAATGGTTGACGTATGATTTCCCACCAGCTGTGAAAGCAAAAGTGAATCGTCTTTGGGGCGGAGACTGGCATGGACAGGCTCAAAAATG GTTTCTTATGAGATTCGGAGGTGATGAGATCGAAATTAACTTGGCAACTGGTGAAACCGACCCTGAATTCTCAGAATGGAAATGGGCTCTCCCCGAAGAAGCCGTCGAGCAG GCAGTGGATTACAAGAGACCAACATATGAGGAAGTCATGAAAACCTTCCATCCTCACCTCAGTGCTGGAAGAGCTACAAAATGCTATTCAACTAAGTGGTGA